The genomic interval CTCCTTATAAACAACCCTCCGATCTATTTGACGATTTACCGATCGCGTCCTTATTAATCGATAAAACAGGATTGATCCGACTCGTAAATCATCAGTTCGAACTTCTATCGGGTTACAAAAAAAAGGAAGTTGAAAATCGTTTTCATTGGGCGGAATTCGCTCATCCGGACGATCGCGAAAGCTTAATGGAGTTGTTTTTAAGCCTTCCTAAGAAACAAAAAAGTAATTCTTCAAAAATTCGGACTAGACTAAAGACCCTCGACGGATATGTCAGCGTTTACGCTCGTGCCAACGATTTGAGAGATATCGACGGAAATGGGAAAATTCTTGTTCAACTTCAGGAACTTGACGATGAGGGACTACTCAGGGCCTACGATCATCCGGATGCCGATTGTCGATGGAAATCGATTCTTGTCGAAGGTATGGATTCGATTGCGGTTCTGGATTTAACCGGAAACATCCTATTTCTCAGTAAAACCATTACGGGATCCGCAGTGGAGACCTTTATCGGGAAAAGCGTGTATGATCTATTGATTCCTGTAGAAAGTCGACGGTTCAAAACTTTAATGAGCCACGCCGTCAAATCCCGTAAGCCGAATTCATGGGAACTTTGGAGTGATCTTACGGGGAAAAGACGACATTACTTCGTTAGAATTTCACCGGTTACTAAGCTTGGTGAAGTTCAAGCAATCGTTCTCCTCATCACGGATACGACCGAACAAAAGGAGTCGGACTCCGATCGTCTTAAAAGAATGGAATCGGAAAGACATAGACAAAAATTGGAAGCACTCGGAACGCTCGCGGCAGGCGTTGCTCACGAAATTAATAACCCGTTAACGGGTATATTAAACTACGCCGAAATCGTAAGAGATCAGTTACGAATGAACGAACCGTTGCGAAAAAATCTGGATGTCATCATCCGAGAGAGCGAAAGAATTTCGGGAATCGTAAAAAGTCTATTAGGATTTGTGCATAAAGAAGAGGGCGAAAAACTTCACGTCAAGGCGGGGGATTCGCTGTATTTCTCGGTTCAGCTTCTTTTACCTTTTATACTAAAAGACGGAATCGCGGTTGAAAACCTTTCCAGTCTCATTGATGTTCGGAATGAAATACCTTACGTATTCGCCGAGCCTCAAAGGTTAAAGCAAGTCTTCTTGAATTTAATTACCAATGCTAGAGATTCTCTCAATGAAAAATACCCGTCCGCGGATCCGCGTAAAAAACTTCGCTTTTCGCAAGTTCTTATTTTGAAAGACGGGGCCCGTTTCCTGAAGATTACTGTGGAAGATGCCGGAACGGGAATCAAGAAGGAAAATTTAACGAGAATATTCGATCCTTTCTTTACGACTAAACCGACATCGGT from Leptospira fainei serovar Hurstbridge str. BUT 6 carries:
- a CDS encoding PAS domain-containing sensor histidine kinase, whose translation is MKENFDLLESPYKQPSDLFDDLPIASLLIDKTGLIRLVNHQFELLSGYKKKEVENRFHWAEFAHPDDRESLMELFLSLPKKQKSNSSKIRTRLKTLDGYVSVYARANDLRDIDGNGKILVQLQELDDEGLLRAYDHPDADCRWKSILVEGMDSIAVLDLTGNILFLSKTITGSAVETFIGKSVYDLLIPVESRRFKTLMSHAVKSRKPNSWELWSDLTGKRRHYFVRISPVTKLGEVQAIVLLITDTTEQKESDSDRLKRMESERHRQKLEALGTLAAGVAHEINNPLTGILNYAEIVRDQLRMNEPLRKNLDVIIRESERISGIVKSLLGFVHKEEGEKLHVKAGDSLYFSVQLLLPFILKDGIAVENLSSLIDVRNEIPYVFAEPQRLKQVFLNLITNARDSLNEKYPSADPRKKLRFSQVLILKDGARFLKITVEDAGTGIKKENLTRIFDPFFTTKPTSVGTGLGLSISYDIVKDLGGEIEFETEEGEFACFHVILPVAEKIS